A DNA window from Paenibacillus sp. HWE-109 contains the following coding sequences:
- a CDS encoding ABC transporter ATP-binding protein, with the protein MTSILEVKQLSVSFYSRDKEVEAVRNVSFSVREGETLGIVGESGSGKSVTARTIMRLLPSPPSMVKGGEVLFQGKNLADKSDSEMEEIRGRDIGMIFQDPMSSLNPTMRIGRQIEESLIKHRKLGKQQAQNEAIQMLKLVGIPNAEARYLQYPHEFSGGMRQRVMIAIALACRPSLLIADEPTTSLDVTIQAQILHQMKEIQRQLGTSIILITHDLGVVAGMCDRVVVMKDGEVVETGTTEEIFSAPKHPYTVRLLNALPRLDEKKKPKLASAVSRSADDRPLLEVRSLKQHFNLGKGQIIKAVNDISFDIRAGETLGVVGESGCGKSTTGRTILRLNEATGGEVLYKGIPLNRLSRKEMKIMRRHMQMIFQDPYASLNPRLRIADIIGEALDLHQMTSSKQERQHRIEELLEMVGLSASHAMRYPHEFSGGQRQRIGIARTLAVEPEFIVCDEPLSALDVSIQAQIVKLLEELQQRLGLTYLFIAHDLSMVKHISDRVAVMYKGKIVELAESEELYANPLHAYTKSLLAAIPVPDPAVESRKAFVPLIDSSIQDPYGLERSRFVEVQPGHWLAVADA; encoded by the coding sequence GTTCGTAATGTAAGTTTCTCCGTTCGCGAGGGCGAGACTTTGGGCATCGTAGGGGAATCCGGCAGTGGAAAAAGCGTAACAGCCCGCACAATAATGCGGTTATTGCCATCTCCACCCTCGATGGTGAAGGGGGGCGAGGTTCTCTTTCAAGGAAAGAATCTGGCGGATAAGTCGGATTCGGAGATGGAGGAGATTCGCGGTCGCGATATCGGAATGATCTTCCAAGATCCGATGTCCTCTTTGAATCCGACGATGCGTATCGGTCGGCAGATTGAAGAGAGTCTGATCAAACATCGGAAACTTGGCAAGCAGCAAGCACAGAATGAAGCGATTCAGATGCTGAAACTGGTCGGCATCCCTAACGCAGAAGCCCGCTATCTCCAGTATCCCCATGAGTTCTCGGGGGGCATGCGCCAGCGGGTGATGATCGCGATCGCGCTTGCTTGCCGACCGTCACTGCTTATCGCAGATGAGCCGACGACTTCGCTCGACGTAACCATTCAGGCGCAAATTCTGCACCAGATGAAGGAAATTCAGCGCCAACTCGGCACGTCGATCATCCTGATTACGCATGATCTGGGTGTCGTTGCCGGCATGTGCGACCGCGTTGTCGTCATGAAGGATGGCGAGGTCGTGGAAACGGGCACGACGGAGGAGATCTTTTCGGCGCCTAAGCACCCCTATACGGTACGTCTGCTGAATGCATTGCCTCGGCTTGACGAGAAGAAGAAACCCAAGCTGGCCTCTGCGGTTAGCCGTTCGGCAGATGATCGTCCCTTGTTGGAGGTTCGATCGCTTAAACAGCATTTCAATCTGGGCAAAGGCCAGATCATCAAAGCTGTCAATGATATCAGCTTCGATATCCGTGCGGGAGAGACGCTTGGCGTTGTTGGCGAGTCAGGCTGCGGCAAATCGACCACGGGTCGGACGATCTTGCGGTTGAATGAAGCGACGGGTGGGGAGGTACTCTACAAGGGTATCCCGCTTAACCGCTTATCCCGCAAAGAGATGAAAATCATGCGCCGCCATATGCAGATGATCTTCCAGGACCCTTATGCTTCGCTAAATCCGCGTCTGCGGATTGCCGACATCATCGGCGAAGCGCTGGACCTTCATCAGATGACGAGCAGCAAGCAGGAGCGGCAGCATCGGATAGAGGAACTGCTCGAGATGGTCGGTCTCAGTGCATCCCATGCGATGCGTTACCCGCATGAGTTCTCGGGCGGGCAGCGGCAGCGGATCGGAATTGCCCGCACACTGGCAGTCGAGCCGGAGTTTATCGTCTGCGATGAGCCGCTCTCAGCCCTGGATGTCTCCATCCAGGCACAGATTGTGAAGCTGCTGGAAGAACTGCAGCAGCGGCTGGGGTTGACCTACCTCTTTATCGCCCATGACCTCTCGATGGTCAAGCATATCAGCGACCGTGTAGCGGTCATGTACAAGGGCAAGATCGTGGAGTTGGCGGAGAGCGAAGAGCTGTATGCGAACCCGCTGCACGCATATACCAAATCGCTGCTTGCGGCGATTCCGGTTCCCGATCCGGCGGTGGAATCACGCAAGGCGTTCGTGCCGCTGATCGATTCGAGCATCCAAGATCCGTATGGGCTGGAGCGTTCGCGGTTCGTCGAAGTGCAGCCCGGACATTGGCTGGCTGTTGCTGACGCGTAA
- a CDS encoding ABC transporter permease: MLAQPAVHTRSPGSAKQMASRRSLWKDLKRRPFLYMLLLPVIAYFLVFKYFPLYGEIIAFKDFRLGDGIWGSKWVGLEHFNRLLHSSDLFKIVRNTLLLNLYGLIFGFPVPIALAIMLNEVRVEWYKRVVQNLLYLPHFLSWIILGTIVIGLLSPGSGFINYVLQAFGLDPIYFMGNTFWWPFVYVFSGIWRDAGFSTILYLAAMSSIDPHLYEAARIDGGGKLRQIWHVTLPGIRSTIALMLVLQMGRMFDVGFEHVWVLTNPMVTSVSDVMSTYIYRLGLVNLQYSYTTAIGLVQSLVGLILVLSVNRIIRAMGERALW, translated from the coding sequence ATGCTCGCACAACCAGCAGTGCATACCAGAAGCCCCGGAAGCGCCAAACAGATGGCTTCACGAAGATCGTTATGGAAGGATCTGAAGCGCAGGCCGTTTCTCTACATGCTGCTTCTTCCAGTCATTGCTTACTTCCTTGTATTTAAGTATTTCCCCCTATATGGAGAAATCATTGCTTTCAAGGACTTTCGGCTCGGCGACGGCATTTGGGGGAGTAAATGGGTAGGGCTGGAGCATTTCAATCGATTGCTCCACAGCAGCGATCTGTTTAAGATCGTTCGCAACACGCTTTTATTAAATCTATACGGGCTGATTTTTGGTTTCCCCGTCCCGATAGCACTCGCGATTATGCTGAACGAAGTACGGGTTGAATGGTATAAGCGAGTCGTGCAGAACCTTCTCTATTTGCCGCATTTTTTATCGTGGATTATTCTCGGTACGATCGTCATCGGTCTGCTTTCCCCAGGCAGCGGTTTCATCAATTATGTGCTCCAGGCATTCGGACTTGATCCGATCTATTTCATGGGGAATACCTTCTGGTGGCCCTTCGTCTATGTGTTCTCCGGAATATGGCGGGACGCCGGCTTCAGCACGATTCTGTATTTGGCAGCCATGTCCAGCATTGATCCCCATCTGTACGAAGCAGCACGTATAGACGGCGGCGGCAAATTACGGCAAATCTGGCATGTGACGCTTCCTGGCATTCGCAGCACGATAGCACTCATGCTTGTTCTCCAAATGGGCCGCATGTTCGACGTAGGCTTCGAGCACGTCTGGGTACTTACCAATCCAATGGTAACAAGCGTTTCTGACGTGATGAGCACGTACATATATAGGCTCGGGCTCGTCAATCTGCAATACAGCTACACGACGGCGATTGGATTGGTTCAATCCCTTGTAGGTTTGATCCTCGTGCTTTCGGTGAATCGCATCATCAGGGCAATGGGAGAGCGTGCTTTATGGTAG
- a CDS encoding carbohydrate ABC transporter permease, translating to MVVWKERVPRLLLYFILGLCTFSTLFPFLNVLAVSLSSGEAIRAGSVSIWPRQFTWDAYRNLIDDGQLFIAMKNTVVMTVVGTSLNMLVTIMAAYPLSKLDLRGRGLVLGMIIFTMLFTGGLIPQFLLIKNLGLMNTYWSLWLSGLLSTYNFFVLKTFFEGLPSELEESAAIDGAKDWVVLVRIVLPLALPVLAALTLFYAVGWWNAYYNVLIFIKSSTQMSLMVKLYQMIDNLDPALLIGDSTNANNALPPEGVRAGAAMLASLPILIIYPFLQKYFVKGVLMGSVKG from the coding sequence ATGGTCGTTTGGAAGGAGCGCGTGCCCCGCTTACTACTTTATTTCATCTTGGGATTATGCACGTTCTCGACGCTGTTCCCGTTTCTGAATGTGCTGGCGGTTTCACTCAGCTCAGGCGAAGCCATACGTGCCGGCAGCGTTTCGATATGGCCACGGCAGTTTACATGGGATGCTTATCGCAATTTGATCGATGACGGTCAGCTCTTCATCGCGATGAAAAACACGGTCGTGATGACCGTTGTCGGCACCTCGCTGAACATGCTGGTTACGATCATGGCGGCTTATCCGCTATCGAAACTGGATTTGCGCGGACGGGGTCTTGTTCTGGGCATGATTATTTTCACCATGCTGTTCACAGGAGGGCTAATACCACAGTTTCTACTCATCAAAAACTTGGGACTGATGAATACATATTGGTCGCTGTGGTTGTCTGGCCTTCTCAGCACATACAATTTCTTCGTCCTCAAGACGTTCTTCGAAGGTCTGCCGAGCGAGCTTGAGGAGTCGGCCGCTATCGATGGGGCGAAGGACTGGGTTGTGCTTGTGCGTATCGTCCTTCCGCTGGCCCTTCCGGTGCTCGCAGCATTGACGCTTTTCTACGCGGTTGGATGGTGGAATGCGTATTACAACGTGCTCATCTTCATTAAAAGTTCAACCCAAATGTCGCTCATGGTGAAGCTCTACCAGATGATCGACAACCTCGATCCCGCACTGTTAATTGGAGACTCGACGAACGCGAACAATGCGCTGCCGCCGGAAGGCGTGCGTGCGGGAGCAGCGATGCTGGCTTCGCTGCCGATTCTGATCATTTATCCGTTTCTGCAAAAATATTTCGTCAAAGGCGTATTGATGGGTTCCGTCAAAGGCTAG
- a CDS encoding extracellular solute-binding protein, whose amino-acid sequence MKRTKRWVLGSTILAMTLGAALAGCAKSEEGASGSPAPSAAGKVEDKYDKLPKAVSVSMYDRGAVAAEEGSYEQNRWTKWIQEQSGVQVKYVPVPRNQAQDKLNTLIASGEAPDLIWEYDRNYIGTLVSQGVVQPIDDYINQYSTVIKNYINDNPELKPLMTFDGKIYGITTKRPLNGLANGGMWIRQDWLDKVGMKAPTTEEEFFAVTKAFKEKGLSGNTNAPVVSMFVWPNVITGLYATHSTQWYLDGGKMVNSRVVDRNVGAINFERKLYENVYIDKEYLTDKNSQKMMADWAQGKSGILIGTVGNGIDTYMKDLMKNFPDANPVPLAAFSTQYGKFGSYQETPANIYVAFNKNMKNPKAAIQYLDWLLDKGWYTLANGIENTHFRLVNGVPQVIDADKFKKEVAYAGEYAILRNDAKTFKLEDLMVKAPQDPLSQRWAKLNAEAMKTSLSVPFRRDIPYSPNSPEISNVFASIEPKLIEIRTRAIVKGDITPEQALEMIRKEYKSAGGDKADQIAQEWYEKNKANFK is encoded by the coding sequence ATGAAGAGAACAAAACGATGGGTGTTGGGTTCAACGATTTTGGCAATGACGTTGGGTGCGGCTTTAGCTGGCTGCGCAAAATCCGAAGAAGGTGCGAGCGGTAGTCCGGCTCCATCCGCAGCAGGCAAGGTGGAAGACAAGTACGATAAGCTGCCGAAGGCTGTTAGCGTTTCCATGTATGACCGAGGTGCCGTGGCCGCCGAGGAAGGCTCCTATGAGCAGAACCGCTGGACCAAATGGATTCAGGAGCAATCTGGTGTTCAGGTTAAATATGTACCGGTTCCCCGCAATCAGGCGCAGGATAAGCTGAATACGCTGATTGCTTCTGGCGAAGCGCCGGATTTGATTTGGGAATATGACCGCAACTATATCGGCACGCTGGTTTCGCAAGGCGTCGTGCAACCGATCGATGATTACATCAATCAGTACAGCACGGTGATTAAGAATTATATCAACGACAATCCAGAATTGAAGCCGCTTATGACCTTCGATGGCAAAATATACGGGATCACGACCAAGCGGCCATTGAACGGCTTGGCTAACGGCGGCATGTGGATTCGGCAGGATTGGCTGGATAAGGTTGGCATGAAGGCACCGACGACCGAAGAAGAGTTCTTCGCCGTAACCAAAGCCTTTAAGGAGAAAGGGTTGTCCGGAAATACGAACGCGCCTGTCGTTTCGATGTTTGTTTGGCCAAACGTGATCACTGGCCTATATGCGACACATAGCACGCAATGGTACCTTGATGGCGGTAAAATGGTTAATTCGAGGGTCGTTGACCGCAATGTCGGCGCTATTAACTTCGAACGCAAGCTGTATGAGAACGTGTACATTGATAAGGAATATTTGACGGATAAAAATAGCCAGAAGATGATGGCCGACTGGGCGCAAGGCAAATCAGGCATCCTGATCGGTACCGTTGGCAATGGCATTGATACCTATATGAAAGATCTCATGAAGAATTTCCCAGATGCGAATCCGGTGCCATTAGCAGCCTTCTCAACGCAGTACGGGAAGTTCGGCTCTTACCAAGAAACACCGGCCAATATTTATGTAGCGTTCAATAAAAACATGAAAAATCCAAAGGCTGCGATCCAATATCTCGACTGGTTGCTGGATAAAGGCTGGTACACACTGGCAAACGGCATTGAAAACACGCATTTCAGATTAGTGAATGGCGTTCCACAAGTGATTGATGCGGACAAATTTAAGAAGGAAGTTGCATATGCAGGTGAATATGCGATCTTAAGAAACGATGCGAAGACGTTCAAACTAGAAGATTTGATGGTGAAAGCCCCACAGGATCCGCTTTCGCAGCGCTGGGCGAAGTTGAACGCCGAAGCGATGAAGACATCACTTAGCGTACCGTTCCGTCGGGATATTCCCTACTCTCCGAATTCTCCGGAAATCAGCAACGTGTTTGCGAGCATCGAGCCTAAGCTGATCGAGATCCGCACGCGAGCGATTGTCAAAGGCGATATTACGCCAGAGCAAGCGCTGGAAATGATCCGTAAGGAGTACAAGAGTGCTGGCGGCGACAAAGCCGATCAAATCGCGCAAGAATGGTACGAGAAAAATAAAGCGAATTTCAAATAA
- a CDS encoding helix-turn-helix domain-containing protein, which translates to MFWRQKRSRSKRALSIILLFLSLCIVSTAGLSYFITTDHLEAEVEQTNMSLLHEVNSKLLLVLKAVDAEAMQFLRSRDMRMFMEDDAADQQDTININTRIGDMLLSNDTIFSIDLYSYAKKRWSQTNPFQTAEPGLDYQWINAFERYKGFYQWVGTRKLSLDEAGNIRQNVMTLIRSYPLTHGDGYRKGAVAFNVDERSIYNLIGNAIDPSFGYLFLADAEGTILSHGDKSMIGAKASEFLWSKEMKMRDEGTFRTKVNGFNRTVFYMKSPYTGWEIISVVSDAELSKPLVQVRNTLFGISILLLLLAGGMSVVLNSWMFRPVNRVLTNVTKQLQAYGRYERQDEYSAEDEFSGIEVSLSYILADSNRLYKQMRETQPVIKWRLVMDALIGARQNPAELLPNLEAIGYPLHALQFIVMVAEFDRKSVIATPQDLQLYSYALCNVAEEMINTEYRGVAIEARDGMVVIVISFDEADGEANLLRTLAVAELIKSYVEEKFKQTISLGLGRMMQEIGMLQQSYHDAISALSYKMILGGNAIISSEDIREPASGEFMRLLGLTDGIVDSLRLTDSEKMTKQTERWFGEMAGSGAAPDMIRQLVVHFMMKAAKVVGEIDPALLEEAPSHRLFDLLSQYESIHELSDYVIEQLARYAMQIEERRSNRERNDVVERITAFIDIHYMHSDLSLNYLASEFKLSASHVSRIFKEHTERNFIDYLMDIRMRKAKELLADTEMLIRDVSGAVGYTNVNSFVRIFKKSTGFTPGEYREREQALLRGAEGAVKTADSTK; encoded by the coding sequence ATGTTTTGGCGACAAAAGAGAAGCCGTTCGAAGCGCGCGCTGTCGATTATTTTGCTTTTTTTGAGCCTATGTATTGTTTCGACAGCAGGCCTGTCCTATTTCATCACGACCGACCATCTGGAGGCAGAAGTCGAGCAAACGAACATGTCGTTGCTCCACGAGGTAAACAGTAAGCTGCTGCTGGTGCTGAAGGCCGTTGACGCTGAAGCGATGCAATTTCTACGCAGCCGTGATATGAGGATGTTCATGGAGGATGATGCTGCCGATCAGCAGGATACGATTAATATCAATACGCGAATTGGGGATATGCTGCTGAGCAATGACACCATTTTTTCAATCGATCTGTATTCCTATGCCAAAAAGCGTTGGTCGCAGACGAACCCATTTCAAACGGCGGAGCCTGGTCTTGATTATCAATGGATTAACGCGTTCGAGCGCTATAAAGGCTTTTATCAGTGGGTTGGTACACGTAAGCTTTCGCTGGATGAGGCAGGCAACATTCGGCAAAATGTGATGACGTTGATTCGCTCCTATCCGCTTACACATGGGGATGGATACCGCAAAGGTGCTGTGGCTTTCAATGTGGATGAGCGATCGATTTACAATTTAATTGGAAATGCGATAGATCCTTCATTTGGCTACTTGTTCCTGGCAGATGCGGAGGGGACGATTCTCAGTCATGGTGATAAATCTATGATTGGCGCGAAGGCAAGCGAGTTTCTCTGGTCAAAAGAAATGAAGATGCGGGATGAAGGGACGTTCCGTACCAAAGTTAATGGGTTTAACCGAACGGTCTTCTATATGAAAAGTCCCTATACGGGTTGGGAAATTATTAGTGTGGTATCCGATGCTGAGCTTAGCAAGCCGCTGGTACAGGTGCGAAACACATTGTTTGGTATTTCTATCCTCTTATTGCTTCTAGCCGGAGGTATGTCGGTGGTGCTCAACAGCTGGATGTTCCGGCCGGTGAACCGGGTTCTTACGAATGTGACGAAGCAGTTGCAGGCGTATGGCCGCTATGAAAGACAAGATGAGTATTCGGCAGAGGATGAGTTCAGCGGAATTGAAGTATCCTTATCGTATATCTTGGCAGACAGCAATCGACTGTATAAACAAATGCGGGAAACGCAGCCGGTTATCAAATGGCGGCTTGTGATGGATGCCTTGATCGGCGCACGTCAAAATCCGGCAGAGCTACTTCCCAATCTTGAAGCGATCGGATATCCTCTACATGCGCTGCAGTTTATCGTTATGGTTGCGGAGTTTGACCGTAAATCGGTGATTGCAACTCCGCAGGATCTGCAACTGTATAGCTATGCGCTCTGCAATGTGGCGGAGGAGATGATCAATACCGAGTATCGAGGGGTTGCCATTGAAGCGCGGGATGGCATGGTCGTTATTGTCATCAGTTTTGACGAAGCGGACGGGGAAGCTAACTTACTGCGGACGCTGGCGGTAGCTGAGTTGATTAAGAGCTACGTGGAGGAAAAGTTCAAACAGACGATTTCGCTTGGGCTCGGCCGTATGATGCAAGAGATTGGCATGCTTCAGCAGTCTTATCATGACGCAATATCGGCGCTGTCCTACAAGATGATTCTCGGAGGCAATGCGATTATTTCCAGCGAAGATATTCGCGAGCCGGCAAGCGGAGAGTTCATGCGGCTGCTTGGCCTGACGGATGGGATTGTTGACTCGCTGCGCTTGACAGACAGCGAGAAAATGACGAAGCAGACGGAGCGCTGGTTCGGTGAGATGGCTGGCAGTGGGGCTGCGCCTGATATGATACGGCAACTGGTTGTACATTTCATGATGAAGGCGGCCAAAGTTGTAGGCGAGATCGATCCGGCGCTGCTCGAAGAGGCGCCTTCACATCGGCTATTCGATCTGCTGAGCCAATACGAAAGCATCCATGAATTGTCGGATTACGTCATCGAGCAGCTTGCTCGATATGCAATGCAGATTGAGGAAAGACGCAGCAATCGAGAGCGAAACGATGTTGTTGAGCGGATCACCGCTTTTATCGATATCCACTATATGCACAGTGATCTGTCATTAAATTATTTGGCAAGCGAGTTCAAACTGAGCGCATCGCATGTGAGCCGAATTTTCAAGGAGCATACGGAAAGAAATTTCATTGATTATTTGATGGATATTCGCATGAGGAAAGCGAAGGAATTGCTCGCAGACACCGAGATGCTGATCCGCGATGTTTCCGGAGCGGTCGGCTACACCAACGTCAACAGCTTCGTGCGAATTTTCAAGAAAAGCACGGGGTTTACGCCAGGCGAATATCGGGAACGGGAGCAAGCGCTGCTCAGAGGAGCAGAGGGCGCTGTTAAAACAGCCGATTCCACCAAATAA
- a CDS encoding TolB family protein has product MLKQTSFTDTITGLPILALGSEAGDTGHLYFTAMSWLSNSRHLIAYTDMDRETWKGNIVRFDTETGHRQVLEEGRIWGSGAVSSDDILYLLDKNELYAIDAWSGQRRTICKLEEHCTFFGPLSITNDGKMLGVYWKEALHPSEGADSQEADWVIGTVNSVSGEVREAARPRFEEPHPVANHAMINPVDAQQVFFSHEGATEQIPDRLWVVDTRTGDMRNLFLQKRAESGLPVEYVGHEMWAFDGSGLYFVKYPHSPDQPTGVYFVDRQGEHSEFINGDYRYWHVGISPDGKHAAADTQEPGISKIVLINTATKQSTLLCELPCRGMHPGHPHPSFSPDSRKIAFTFSDAQDVLHVGIIDISNLK; this is encoded by the coding sequence ATGCTAAAGCAAACATCATTTACAGATACAATCACAGGGCTGCCGATCCTCGCACTAGGCTCAGAAGCAGGCGATACAGGGCATCTTTATTTTACGGCGATGTCCTGGTTGTCGAACAGCCGGCATCTCATTGCGTATACGGACATGGACCGGGAGACGTGGAAAGGCAATATCGTGCGTTTCGATACGGAAACGGGTCACAGGCAGGTGCTGGAGGAAGGCCGGATTTGGGGAAGCGGGGCCGTTTCGAGCGATGATATTTTATATTTGTTGGACAAAAATGAACTATATGCAATTGATGCATGGAGCGGGCAGCGGCGTACGATTTGCAAGCTGGAAGAGCACTGTACGTTCTTTGGGCCCTTGTCGATAACGAATGACGGCAAGATGCTAGGCGTGTATTGGAAGGAGGCGCTTCATCCGTCCGAGGGTGCTGATTCTCAGGAAGCCGATTGGGTAATCGGCACGGTGAATTCGGTCAGCGGTGAGGTGCGCGAAGCAGCTCGTCCGCGGTTTGAAGAGCCTCATCCGGTGGCGAATCATGCCATGATCAATCCGGTCGATGCGCAGCAAGTGTTCTTCTCGCATGAGGGCGCAACGGAGCAGATTCCGGATCGGCTCTGGGTGGTTGATACGCGTACTGGAGACATGCGCAATCTCTTTTTGCAAAAAAGAGCAGAAAGCGGACTGCCTGTCGAGTATGTCGGCCACGAAATGTGGGCGTTCGACGGGAGCGGGCTGTATTTCGTGAAATATCCGCATAGTCCGGATCAACCGACAGGCGTGTATTTCGTAGATCGGCAGGGCGAGCATAGCGAGTTCATTAACGGAGATTATCGGTATTGGCATGTTGGCATCAGTCCTGACGGCAAGCATGCGGCCGCGGATACACAGGAGCCAGGCATTTCCAAAATCGTGCTGATTAACACGGCTACGAAACAATCCACCCTGTTATGCGAGCTGCCATGCCGTGGGATGCATCCAGGGCACCCGCATCCGTCCTTTAGCCCGGACAGCCGGAAGATTGCCTTCACATTTTCGGATGCGCAGGATGTGCTTCATGTCGGCATTATAGACATAAGCAATCTAAAGTAG
- a CDS encoding asparaginase has product MDKTLVEEYRGGALECVHSGHICGVSISGAVKYTVGDVESLTYLRSSGKPFQAIPVIRHGADRKFGLSDKETAIMIGSHRAETFHVEALESMLAKIGVGEEALVCHPTYPLSVSASEAMLRAQKPKRSIYHNCSGKHLGILALCKTMGYKTEGYFEPEHPAQIEIVDTLAYLSECPRDQIHIGTDGCGFPVFAIPLKHLATAFMKLACPEVIENSEIRSAVIRITALMNEHYEMIAGSERICSSLLMDPNIVAKGGAKGVYCFGLKKEKLGFALKVMDGSEDEWPIITASILEQIGYSNQETIERMYQLTPTDMINDNQKIIGTNKAVFTLETR; this is encoded by the coding sequence ATGGATAAAACATTAGTTGAAGAATATCGTGGAGGTGCATTGGAATGCGTGCATAGCGGGCATATATGCGGAGTCTCCATCTCGGGTGCTGTTAAGTACACAGTTGGGGATGTAGAATCATTGACTTATTTAAGGTCATCCGGCAAACCGTTTCAAGCAATTCCTGTCATTAGACACGGCGCGGATAGAAAGTTCGGGCTTTCTGATAAAGAAACGGCTATTATGATCGGTTCCCATCGTGCGGAGACCTTCCATGTTGAAGCTTTGGAATCCATGCTTGCCAAAATTGGGGTGGGAGAAGAAGCGCTTGTCTGTCATCCCACGTACCCCTTAAGCGTATCTGCCTCGGAAGCCATGCTTAGGGCGCAGAAGCCCAAACGTTCAATTTATCATAATTGTTCTGGCAAACATCTTGGCATCCTCGCTTTGTGCAAAACAATGGGATATAAGACGGAAGGCTACTTTGAACCTGAACATCCTGCTCAAATCGAGATCGTAGACACGCTTGCTTACTTATCAGAATGTCCTCGAGATCAGATACACATTGGTACGGATGGTTGCGGTTTCCCAGTATTCGCTATTCCTCTTAAGCATTTGGCGACTGCCTTTATGAAGCTGGCGTGTCCAGAGGTGATTGAAAATAGTGAGATTCGATCCGCCGTCATCCGAATAACTGCTTTGATGAACGAGCATTATGAGATGATTGCCGGTTCAGAGCGTATTTGCTCCAGTTTACTTATGGATCCCAATATTGTCGCTAAGGGTGGAGCTAAAGGCGTATACTGTTTTGGCTTGAAAAAAGAAAAGCTAGGTTTCGCGCTCAAAGTAATGGATGGTTCTGAGGATGAATGGCCTATTATTACGGCATCTATCCTTGAGCAGATTGGTTATAGCAACCAAGAGACGATTGAGCGAATGTATCAACTTACGCCAACGGACATGATTAACGACAATCAGAAAATTATCGGAACGAACAAAGCTGTGTTTACTTTAGAAACGAGATAG